Below is a genomic region from Henckelia pumila isolate YLH828 chromosome 3, ASM3356847v2, whole genome shotgun sequence.
ttatgctgcatacatttgcatattgagctatctcattcgagatgtctatattatggttttaccctatcctgttagtggttggacttccatcgatttgggtccggcatatccactagtattttggtatgggagccacctcctgaagcgacggcacagcgtgctacataccagggcccggtctgtctctgttatctgatccttgacctcgattctatagggagttcactttgcatgcatgtatactcatactctcgtgctgagcgttttatgctcacgtctcgtactatgtgtttctggacaccctattccatggggcagatttgcgattggacgaggcggtggatccaagaggggctaggcagtggttgatcagctggagcttcgtttaggtttttattctattgttttaggtttatacaactattcgatttggttgtatattattttggatatttacagatttcttttcttgggattatattaatgttatggtttccgcagttgaattctgatttctgtttaattaagtaattgcatgcctaagttctgtttagtaagtgatccgggtaagggtcactacaacggGATTGAGCCTTTAGGGCaccgatgttttgtaaaggggcaagatgctaatcgatgcaacaaacacatgAGCGCGGCCGGCCGGCTTTGCTCGGCGAGGTCATATGAtcctattattttttttggatcaaatttagttaaataatatttattattatttttgtgtgcGCCCGAGCTGCATAATATTACCGCCCGCGCGCAGCACCTCGTCTGCAAAATAGAAGGTTGGCCAAAAGTTGGCCGCTCGAGCGGTCAAATATTTTCGCTCGGGTGCATCGTCAAATATGCGGGACAGAAAGTTTGGCAGAAGTTGTGCGCCCGAGCGGTTAAATTTTACTGCTCGTGCGCGCTGCCTACAGTCCAAAAAGTCACGACTCTTTTTgggctttttctgtcatggattgCATCCTTAGGCCATAAAACGTGTTCTTTGGAGTCATAGTAACGCAGAGAGATAAATCTGTAACATCTGATAACGTGATACATCAGATTTCTCtgctgtaacgccccgattttatcttaattgagcttatttgagttaatcgaagattacatagttcaagagccgacttgattttgatcaggatctattttgtaattttcaattttttcagggactaaaacgcaaatatgagttttgttatattatttagcTTGGTTGACTTAGTCTCATCACTTCATCTCCTTCTCTAAACCGTGTTCCACCATTGAAGCGCCCCATTTGAtgtttcaagctttcagatttctcccgagctcgatccgtccgttggaatttatttctaaaggcagattagcgatcaccgcagcaagagctttgttctatcgtaagttttccTTCGATCAGCTAgaattctatttttggatgttgttagaatcgattgagtttcggttatgttttTCTTAaacgagttcttatcgtttattctcagtcggtttttaAATAGAGCGaagttcggaattgttatgatttttgtgagattattttgaaaattgagttttgagatttgaaggattttagttgttatttttgtattagcattgatttgagttaGTTGCATTGCTGTACTGCAGtttgcgtttccggtttgatcagtttatagtcgttatgccgccggtttgagttttgagattttgaaccgtttgaatcgTAGAATTTTGTCTTTTGAGTTTGATCGTCATTGTTGATCATCGATTGtctctgaacagattcgtttgaagttgtCGAGTCCAGAGTTAGCAGTTGTCAATCGtcaaagagttggacgaagaatggtaaagcgattaccttgagccgttgttgttgttaggttgtatagtttctgatataaccttttattgtagcttatccaaagTCGGAGCTAATTGTAtcaaaaggtacaagcagtcatcgtttagcgggatagcatactcgagactgTTGGTTCTTGATTTTTTCCTTAAAATTACATACTTgtatcaatacttgttctagcatgtggaacttttattttgttgttgattgagcttttgttttatggcttaatgttttatgttttcttatgtaTTCAttttgagccaaacctttgatttcagcgggcagaacgaccTTTTTTATTTatacgttttgggggctatactgcgagtgacctgggttgtagaagttcacctagtgtcagcatactccttatagttgcaccaaattctagtggattgggatacgtggcaccacctcgattgggagaggcggtgagttgttacgtgatatcatcctcgggatcccaaaagcatagcagcaatcccttgtttatcagaatcgatatcccgTTTTTAAAGAGATGCttttcattcgtattaacattgattatgttgttgtcttgaaagaatATTGTTGTTATATTACTTGTTtgtatgttatgttgcttttactgggaatatcattctcaccggagttatccggttgttgctttgttttttatgtgtacttggaaacaggtgagacaagatcaagtcagcgaagacttggttagcatcaagagtgagagatagaagtgggactcggtttagaagtcaaattagcatgtcaatctagtttatgattCAAAACATGTTAGAACTTGAACTTCTTGTTGTTTGTAGTTTCTATTATTCGAATATTATGGATTGAATGTCGTTGTTGCATGTACTATGAACCTTGTTATGCACCTTGATGGATTGGACTTGAGCTTTAGCATGATTTTATGTTGTTTTCCTTGCATGTGctgtcatcgctcgatcggtaagacttgaccgatcgagcggtggtcTTTGTGGTTGTTCTCTGTTTTTGATAaagggtgcccgctcgatcggttgaatcttgcCAATCTAGTGGTGCTGGTTTTTACCCGGGCAGAAAGTAGTaacttttgggctcgctcgatcggttgaattctaccgatcgagcgaggcactatttcaaaaaaaaaatattccttTATTACTTTTAGTCTTCAATCTTGTatgattaatttttgtttaatccgagattagttgtttagaaccgaggtctcacatatgCAAATTCTTCCCTCTCTCTCTCAAAAGTCAAGTTGACACATATTTTCGTTCGTCGAAGATCGAGATATTTGTTGTGCTGTTATATCTCGATTGtaaagtcgttgtatcttagagacgattttCGCCAACGTTTAAGCACGGTTAATatgcaatttcgtcttgcggatagagagattcTCTTGCATCGACTTGTTGTTGCTATTGTTACTGTTAGTGCTGGTGTGTTCAGAATTCGGAATACTATCCTTTTAACAGTGATTGCAATCATTAAGGTTGCGCTTGGATTGaagtatttcaaatccatggatttcgattataatgttattgttaacaatgaaacatagagaaatatcaaattcataacttaattatttacacattaCTTAGATGGATTAAAATGGATTCTAAATCATCAATTTATTGGatgaacttaaaattcattCTAATTATAATGAATtatcatataaacataaaagaaatgaatttgatatttttgatgtTACTTttctaaataataaaaatgcatttaaAATCCATGAATTTAAAATACTTCTATCAAAACGGAGCTTAAAGTCTTTTAGTACAAATCCTCTTAAAAACAGAAGAATGAAAAacgtaaaaaaaattacatcgCCGTCAAACTTTCATTTACAAGTTAATTGTTTCATTTCAACATCACTTAAATTTTCACACTCTGCCAAAATATCCAAGTCAAAGTATCATACGCTCCACTGAGTGTACAAATCCTTTTCAACGTACACATCGTCTACATTTACGGATTTGAACTCGGTGAAATTGAGATAAAATTGATTACTATTGTCAATTAAATTTAGTTAGTCGAAAATTTTGTATGACTACTGTTTATTTACTCCCTCTAATTAAAAACTCAACCGATCCTACGCATGCAGTAATGATATGTATTCTGACTATTCCAGATTCCTGATTTTTTATTCCTCCCTTCACCTCAGGGAGGAGTAACATATATGTGACTATATATATTAGATTAGCCATGACGAACATGGTTATCAATGCTTATACAAATACATATGATTACggttttctgatttttttttttttttataaaaaaattcttgtacttataaataatcaaattttagagaTATGTATAATTATGAGCACAACTGATTAGTGTTTACTACTAATTTATGTCTTCACCACTAATTagagaaataaaatatattagacTGGTATTATTTAAGTCATGAGTAACATAATCTAGTTCAGTGCACTTGACATTTGATATAAGCTATGATATTTTGTCAGTAAAGTTGATCGAATATTAATGTTGTTGATGTTTCAAGAAGTTTAGTTATTATCTATATAGCAAGATCCTATTTGAAATAATTAGTCCTATTCACTACTTTTGAGTTTAAAATTTGGACCTAGTCATAAAAAAGACTTGTTTTAATGAGTTAGTATCTTAGAAGCAAAAAAGCTTAATACTGATTTTTGAGGGTGTTACCgatgaaaaaaaatcatatatttgtgaCAATTGCGGCCGTAATGTTATTTATTACATAAGCAATTAATTTCATTTATTAAATTTCTATTGATGTAATGGTTTTTCAAACTTGTTAAATTAACACACATATCAATCAATGATTTTTATAACATAGAATATAATGTTATATCACTTTGTCACAAAAGAATTTTTCCCGTTATCCATGTCCAGTCCTCTGATATGTGGCGTGACATCTTGTCTTACGGTTAAGGCttacatgttttttttattgcattttacATTTTAAAAATCAATCTAAATATGTTTTTTATTATATTCTGTTTTGACGATTAGATTAGCATGAATTAAAAATGGAAATCAAGGAAGATTTAAAAACCAAGATAAAAGGACCATATAATCCAATTTTTTTCCATCGAATTGAATTTTCCCCACACAAGCACATTTCTATATCAACCATGCACAATATTCCAATTAAGAAACAATTCACAACACATCAAACTCCAAAACCCAAATAAACTGAACAGAAAGTGAAaactataataaaaaaaaaaaaaaaatgacataATATGAATCAATTGTTTAGTGTTTGCGAAGAGCCACAGCCGAGAGCACGACCAAGAAAATAAGCAGAACGACGGTGATAAAAGCAGCCACCACAGCTCCACTGACCCTCTGGCAGAAGTCATTGAACTGCTGACATATGGCCAGCCAATTCGCCCCCGAGTTCCCGTTGTGTGCCAGGTAAACAATCGCCGCCGAAGAACCTCCGGCCGAAGTAGCCAAAGCAACACCCAACTGCAATCAAACCAAATTTATAGTAATGTCATGAATACATGCATCGACgacaaaataaattatatagaaTCTTACTGTATCGAAGAGAATTAACAGGAATCTTGGTGCTTTGGCAACAGGTCGCACGATGCAAACAATGGAGAAGGGTATGGAGAGAACAAGGTACCCAGTAACTATGGCCATAGCTATTACAAAGAACCTGCCAGAGAAAAAAAGCTCAAAATAAATACACGAATCACACGGGGTCGACGATTCGATTATGGGGATGAGGACTTACGAGAAAGTAGGAAGATCATCATAGCTGGCTTGGAACTGGAAGAACTGAGTGAAGAATGGAAGAGTTTGCTGGGTGGTTCCCATGGCGACCGCGGCGGCTAAAGCTGACGTTGCCGCGCATATTCGGAGGATCAAGTCGAAAATAGAGACACCCCTTTTGTATCCTGATGCCGTGGAACGCTCGTATGCCGCCGGAGTCTCCACCAAAAGGGGTGCTTTCCCTTTCCTTTCTCTGCTCGTTTCTGCAACTTCAACTGGTACTGTTGCCTCGTTTTTCTCCATAATTTGTTAAAAGTTTTTCTTGGATAATTGCTAAAGAGATCTATGATCGAAGCTTGATTTATGGTATGGAAATGAGAGGAgatattcatggtttatataGTGATGATGATGGAATAAAGTTTGTTTCAATTTTCAAGTGTTTTATGTGAGATAATGGAGCTAGCAAGAGGAGTTGTTTGCTAACTACTTGTTGAATTAAATCAACTAATGAATTAGTTTTCGAATTATACGAGGAATTTATGAATACTATATATGTTGGGGTAGATGGAGATTCTTGAGAATTATGGAGTATTGAATTAGATTAGTGACAGTAAGGATTTGGTTGATTGTGAAactttaattaataaattggaATGTTAaagatattttattaattagcTACTGATTGACTTAAAACATG
It encodes:
- the LOC140892804 gene encoding casparian strip membrane protein 1-like is translated as MEKNEATVPVEVAETSRERKGKAPLLVETPAAYERSTASGYKRGVSIFDLILRICAATSALAAAVAMGTTQQTLPFFTQFFQFQASYDDLPTFSFFVIAMAIVTGYLVLSIPFSIVCIVRPVAKAPRFLLILFDTLGVALATSAGGSSAAIVYLAHNGNSGANWLAICQQFNDFCQRVSGAVVAAFITVVLLIFLVVLSAVALRKH